A region of the Arachis hypogaea cultivar Tifrunner chromosome 15, arahy.Tifrunner.gnm2.J5K5, whole genome shotgun sequence genome:
actattaaaaaattttttaaaaaatatttttggtaaaaatataatttaatcagtaaaaaaataatttgttaaataatattttagtaaacaaaatataattaaaaaaataaactttttattaaaggatatttttgtaaaaaataatttattttttcttaaaaaaattaaagttaacgttagttaatataaaaatgtttaaatgaattaaagataagattttttaaaagttataaataaaaggaatatataTTATACAAATAAAGAGGGAGAGAGTGTGTCAAATGTCATTACTCATTTTAACCTTTTTCAAGGAAGAGAAgtggaattttttttaatttttattattaaaaaattattgaaatgaaCAATAGAATAATATAGGACAAATTGTAATCTTAAGAGGGTGAATAATTTGTCAagtctaaattcaaaaatatttttctatagacaatatttaaagtgcgatgaGTAGGAGTACATTCAGTATTTTTTATTAGAACTTTTATCCATGAGAAATAATAtagaattaatataatttattatttttgattaattaattattaatattcaaaaatataggataaaatatattattaaattattaaattaaaaaaattagattaataattaaaaataatgataaaaaataataaattttacaaacTCCTAAGTATTTCTCTCTACTCAATTGCTTTGTACACTCTAAAATGTCATATAGAAAGAGAGTTCAGTTTATGGAGACATGGAGATCTACGCAAAATTATAGTGAAAACCACCAAGTATTAAAATGTTACTACCAAATGGCATGTTTGGTTTAAAGTTATGTGTAGACTATAGTACGTCCCTCAACAATATTTGTTGAAGATTGGTGCTTCATCTCAAATGATCAACTTTGTGTGAGAGATAAAACTTTCTACGAATATCCTTGCTTAATATTACAATTTGAATCCCAATCCATGTTAGGAGGAACTTTGAACTGGATGCAATACCACTTAACACCATGTTGAGGAAATTTGACCTCCTTATGTAAatgttgataataataataataataataataatatattctatAAAAGAATGTTTTACCAGTCCTCTATAGCCATAGATAAAAAGTAAAACCCACTAATATCACTTGTAATAGCATTTAAATCAAATCAATAGCATCTTTTGTTTTGCCACGATTGAAACTTGAAAGGTTAATCAAGTTCTGTTAATAACTCCTTTTTGTATATAAAATGAAAAGGCTGTCTTCTTTGGCAGTTGTGTACTTTAAATCATGCTATCATGTACCAATTccttttaatttacaaaattataaCAAAAGGAATACCAATATTTAGTTAGTTCAAGAGATTCGATACTTATTCTCTTTTAGTAGTGATTAGTGAACCAATGGATTTTCAtactctaaaaaataataattataacaataagaaaagagaatgaaagagcaAAAACCAAAAGAGCCACCACACGATTATAAAGTACAGTTTGAAAGCTTGGGATTTATGTATGTGTTGATGATGAGAACGGGCAATAACACATCCACTACTAATGATGTTGTTGCTACACTCTTCAGAGAGAGACAGGGAAACACCTCAAAGCTTATATGTCTCCTTTGCCAAAAGCAATTGGAACTTTAATTTCCCAACATTTTTGGGTAATGAGACATTAAAAACATGGCACATTATTGTCCAATCCTTTTAGTGACCCTATAGTATGAGGAGAACAACTAAGTTACTATGCAATGGTTTATCCCTGCCACGTTGCACAATGATGttgattaataaaaaagaggGACAAAATATTATTCATTATGATTCCATGCTATATCATGGCATTATCGCCTCTCATGTTCTCAAACATAATGAAACATTTATATGCCAAAGAACTTGGAGCAGACGTGTGGATAACATTATATTTTGCTTTTCAAAGGAAACAATCATTAACTTGTGGATATAAGATTATCATGACAAGGGTTAAAAACTTGAAATGCTATTGCATCTTGTATGACCCATGTGGATACTACAAAATATAATGTCAATTATGAATCACTACCACTCTTTCTATGGGCATTCCtaaccttttcttcttcttcaatcttcaatggGATTTGTAATTGAAGCATGAAAGTAACAACGAAACAGAGACACACACACAACACACTAGTGAGATAGCCTCTGTTGTGTACTGCGTGTAATTGCGTTGCTACTTGCTAGTGAGGTAGCTCACATCGGGGTGGAGTAGTGAACAAGAACCACAGGCTTTGATATAAAAAAAGCATGGCTAGTCTGAGCAACTCATACCTTTCTCGGCCTTTTGGCTAAGATCAAGTGTAGTATCTGTTCTTATCAGTTTAATATCTGATATGTGGGCCATTGGCCCACacgatattaaatttattttttgagggGGAGTGGCCGCACAGTAGCTTGCTACTGGGCCTCTCGAGCGTCGCCCATGCGTTGCACTATTGCAAGGGCCTGGCGCACCCCACCAAGCGCAGTTTAAATAGTTGGTTATCTTGTTCATGCTATGGTCAAGTGAATGGTTTTATGGTAAAAGCTGTTTATTAATttaccgaaaaaaaaaaagaaacttttaTTCGGAAGATCTTAATGTTTCAGGGAATAGAGGTGGCATAGGCCATCTGGCCATGTAGTGTAGATCTGTATTTatactcaaaaataaaaagggTAAAGCTagctaaacaaaaaaaatttgtcttatttagtatttattaattgttgtgtattaattaattaatactttaattaattaataaatgttaaactataatattttaattaattaataaatattaaactatactgtttttggctgattttcgttaccaaacatttccgaaataaaaaatatattgatgCAATTCCTTAACTCCAATGCTATTAACGAATTGCCAAGTGTTGGCTACTGATTGCACAAAGGAAAGACCCAAGTGAAGAAGATAAGAGATTCGCAGCCACAGACCAACCCAAAtaagattttggatttttttcgaaagcTAATTACTGTTAGAGACACACCATAGGAGCTGTAAAATGAACTCCTTAAGTGCACCAATTCCATGCAAATTTTACACTAAGGAACCAAATcttagaagaggaagaagaagcagcagcattATATTTTCTTCTACATCCTCCACTACAAGCATAACCACCATTAAACCCTCAAAAGATGAGTCTTACACTGTTAGTTTCAAGACACAAAGGGCTTGCAAGCTTGGCATTTCAAGGTACCCTGATTTTGAATATGATGCACAAGGTGGATTTGGAACTGGTTCTGTTGCAAAGGTGGCCACAGATAACATTAATGAGCTTCTTGTTTCATTTGACCTTGAGACACTCTATATTCCACCACTAACTAATTCTACAACCAAGTTTCTGGGGTTGCCACTGCCCCCATTCTTGAAGATTGATATAGTCCCAGAAGCATTCCAAGGAACCATTAACCAAGACTCTGGCAAGGTAATCAATTTAATCTCATAGGAGATTAGTCTTTGAACTctacaattttatatatatggCAAAGTAATTCTTACATCAATAGTGGGAATTGAACTTAAATTCTTGTTAGATACGATATTTATTAACTGTGCCAATCATCTTTGTAACAAGCTAGGTTGATTTTGAATTCAAGGCCAAGTTCTTGTTTTCTGCTGGGAGTATCTACAAGGCTCCACCACTAATGGTGAAGACAGTGTTGACATCTGAAGAATCGAAGGGTGACATGAAAAGTGGAAGAGGGAAGAGATTGGATGAAGAGGGGAATTGCAGGCTGGTTGGTGTGGCAAAAGTTGATCCAATTGATGATTTTCTCATGAATTCCTTCCTTGCCCTTCCAACTGAGTGCCTTGCTGACCTCAATGCTGTGATCTCAATATCTGCCTCATCTTAAAGAAGCGATCATCATCACACTTTGGACATTGTTGAAatctatttttagtattttcgtAATAAGTTAAAAATATTGAGTAAAGATTTCAGTGAATACAGAAGTTAAAATTGGATTAGTTTATTCACTCTAGAGCTTACTGTTCTGTGTCACATTTCATGTGTATAGCAATAATGCTGTAACTGTATATTTGTTAGTGTATTGTGGTAAATCAtcggtttttaactttttatgttcttgagatTTGGATGTGAAATTTGAGAAGGTCACAAGTCATAATATCCATGGCCAATTTAGGTAAGCTACATAAACATTAATGTATATAATTATACTTTATAAGTATTTATTGCTTTAAATCAAAATCATAACACTAAAATGGTTTGAAGaacaagtatttaaaataaatagtaaataatctaaacaAAGACTTGGAAAAAGAATATATTAAAATCCAAGGATAAAAACTGAGAGCTTTGAATTAGGGTAGCAACCAAAGGGGAGAACAAAAAAACTTCACATCTAACAATAGTCTATAAAAACGTCTGTTTTCCAAACTAAAGACGCCAAGATCTTGAGCAACAACATGGTCAATTGATTTCTCTATCATGTTATCGGAGAAGAATATCTGATTTCCTGTCTTTGGATAAGATGCCGGTATTTGAACAGAAGAAGTAAATCCGATCATTAGTATGTAATCACCCAAATTATAAACTCTTGaccatttttttccattttttttcagtTCATAGATGTCGAATTTGTAAGTTTCATCATAGCGTCTTCTATTCAAACGAGTGCGAAAATGTCTTACCAACATTAATAAACTTCCATTGGCACATCCAATCAGATATTTAATCGTTAAAGTGCTTGTGTCAACTCGAGATGGAGGTCTGACTTCATGGATTCCTCCCTCAAGCCGCCCTGATTTTGTGTTTGTATCAAATTCATATAACTGGCCAGCATGGTTTACTGCATATATCTTCTCTCCAAAAAATATAACATCTTCAAACTCGGTATTTCTAGTTGGAAACTCTACCCATCTCATATCATTAGACTTGTAAAAGGCTAATCGACGTTGAAATCCATATATGGCAGCCGCCATAAAATTATGATTGTTGCAGTCAGGAGGTGAATTTATAACAACCTTCAAAAGTTGAATTTTATGAGTGAAATCGCAATCAAAAGTTTCACTTCTGTCTCGAAAATCCAACAGAGTGTATTCGTCTCCATGATTATCAGGCTCGTACTTAATTACATTAGGAAAAGTTGAGATGTGAGGAAGACGAAACTCAACATTTGTAAATGGATTTAACAGTAACACGGTACCTTCAGATAAGGATACCATAATTAACCATCCATGAGAAGAACCACGGATGACATAGttctgcatctgcatatttggCAGCATGACATGGTAGATTCCCCGCTCTTTAAGGCCGTGAGTATCAAGAATTTCTTGACCTGCAACAGGTAATTGCATGAGATGATAGATCTCCTCGTCTTCATAAGAATTCTTCTCTGTTTCTTCAGGTATGAGCAGCCACGGAACATTGTTGGCATTGGGAATCTTTGGAAGTTTCAACCTCCATTCTTTGCAAACCAATCCAAGTTGGATATAATCATCGTATGAAAAAAACCGTGTTGATATTTCTAGCAACAAATCTTCATCAATGTGTGCCCATCCATCAGTATCACCCATGTCTGAGGTACAAGCaatgataagaaaatagaaatcaaggataaaagataagaaaaagaccACACAAAAATATAACAGAAACATAAAAAGATAggtaaagaatttttttaaacttctaaaaaaattgttcttaatAACTTAAGTTACTTACAAGTTTTTCGACATTCAAAGAATCTATTCTTAACAATCTAGATTAGAGGAAtaaaaagtcacaaaaaaaaaaattagaggaaTGGAAATTAAAAGGATACTAATATAATTACCTTAGTGTTAGATCTTTCAATCTTTTTCATaaacaaatcactcacctcacttaatcacacaataaaaaTGCGTATAAAGCAACTGACGAATTTTATTCACTAAATGGTctcaaaatatttaaataacCTTTAACAGACTAGcctaaaaaataagataagataatttaatttaaatcttttaaagataagataactttaatttaaataagatttgatcatattagattagatcaaatttgatttaaatttaaaattataaatatataataattaatttaaatcgaATTTAATGTTATTAGATTATAtcagatttaatttaatttaaaatttctaaaaatactactaaataaATTATCGTTAGCCCAGGAAATCGGATCACGCAGGAGTTCCTATCACCCCGCATACACAGTACCTCCGACCCGTTCAGGAACCGAATGACCTAACAATAACCTTATAAAAGAAACAATACGGAAGAACTTCCAAGTATGTGATTCCAACTCAAAACAAACAACTGGCTAACCAAGTGATTCACTCCCTCCTCCAACTTGAAATAACTTTGGTCACAAAGGtccattattaattaataattacgcATCGGCAGATTTAGCATTGGACCATGAAAAAGTTTTATTGAAGCTCTCTGTTACGGCAAAGTAAATACATGACAGGAAGATGATTTAGCTTTGCTAATTTGCTATACTCAAATCAATTCATTCTTCTTCGTTTTTGTTACTTATAAGAAAGATCTGTCCTTCATAACATTTTAGTTTTCATATTAAGTAAACTTAGAGCGTATATTTTTtcacatttaaaataaaatagataaataaatctaGACATTATGAACTACTTTTTAGTTTCAAAGTCtaaccaaaataaaaatttcaagaaCAATGGCATGAATTGTGGATCTCAACACAATTAAACTAAGGTCAGAAACATTGGACCATAACCCCATCAACCAATAAGAATTTGTATACGAGTGCATTTTCAAGCAAAGTATAGGTCTGACTATGGTAATTTAGCTGTGAGACTTATGCGTAGTCAGTTGAACTGAGTATGAATTCAAGAAGGTTAAACCAAGCTGTCTTCAGAGATGCATGTAACTTGCCTGAATACTTTCAAAAGTTGTCAGTCTTGACCAGATTTTCTCCTTATCAATAACTTGCTGCAGTTGCCTCTGAGCAAGATTCACCCAGAAAACAATCTCTTTTGAACCTCATTCATCTTTTTCTCTACAGACTGTAGCTCTCGGCCCAAAATGAACGAGATATTCTCTGTGCAGACCAATGAAAGCTAATAGCTCAACATATAAAAATGCATTATTGACAGTGAACACACAAAAATAGCACTAGCAGAAAAGCGTCCATCCCCTTCAAACTTATTAACAAAGGATGCCACAATAGCTGGAACCTGCTCAGACCAGAACCATTCATATGCTTCCGGCATTTGGGTTGATAATTTTTCTCTAATTCAACCCTCCAGGGGAGCAGATAGCCTCAGCAAACTAGGTCAATGCCACGGTTGAACAAATTAGTCCCAAAACAGCTATAGGGTAGTACAAAATAGTGAAATTAAGCAAGTCACAGGAATCAGGGAAGAAATAACAATTAACATGGCAATAACAGTATACAAAACTATTGCATCATTAGGTTCAAGTAGCCAACCCCAGGAAATGAGAAAAAAGTTCGATTCTTGTTCTTGTTGATATTTGAAAGTCATCAGTATGATATAAAACTTCGACATTGAAGGCACAAATCAAGTCAGTATTTACTAACGTTAACACACAAATCCATAAATGTAAGACAATAGCGAAATATATTACTGCAGTTTTTCACGCAATTTCAGGAATAGAATTTCTATTACCCTCTAGTAAATAAGCCTAACTTATTTATTGTTTGCTACgtctaaagcaaaagaaaaaaaaaataatgaaccaAAAGGCAAAGCAACATGCTACCTCCTGTCTTTGCTTTGAAGCACTGAAATTCATAGCAGAAAGGATGCAAGGCCTTATGCTGCAGTAGTTGTAGGAGGCTTAGTGTGTCTTCCATAGAGGAAGCAGAGAGTTCATCAGCCTCTAATCGGTTCCCTTCGGTGTTTAGCGTTGCACAAGCCATAGTGCAAGAGAGACTTGACCAGTTGATTAGGGAAAGGAGGATGGAAGAGAGACGGAGGAGGCAGTAGCAAAGCAAAGTCAGAGAAAAGAGAGAACAAAGTGAGtacttcttttcttaattttccctttctaaaattttaagctATGTATGTTTATCTACCTGGAATGGGAGGTAGTGGACTACTTTTGACTTGGTGATTAAATTTTATACAGATTGATTATTGATGTAATGTTAATattatatctaatatttttttggtGGAGAGTGGAGACTTTATAGCCTTTGTAAATTATACTAGAAGCAAGGCTTTATGTCTTTCCTCTGTGTTTATTTTCCATTACCTTTGTTAAGAAGATAAATAATTTGATGCAAAAATGATCATTTAACATTTTCTATACAATTTTGTTGCAGCCGAGTCTTCATTCATAGAGGCCCTGGAGGGGGAAATGGCCAAgtaattagaaattttttttatcatgaatCTTTTAGGATCATTCTATTTGACCAGGTTAGATTTTgagctattttaaattaaaaaaaactctaTCCTTTTGAATAATGAAATTTATTCTTTGTCAGCCGGATGCAAGAAAAAGCACGTCCCATGTTTGCTTAAAGCAAAACACTACATGGTATCTAATTGACAACATTGAAAAACTACAAGAACACTTGAAGATTCCAAAATGGCAAGTCTTTTTTCACCCTCAGgttatttattatcataaattttattatcattatgtAATGGGCTATGCTATTCTCCTCTGTGTATTATGCAGGTATTTGGAGTATCATGAGAAGTTTCCTCTTAAGAAAGAAAGAGATTGATTGGttttaaagatattttggaaagagCATTTAACCAAATGTCAGACTAAAACCATTGGCCAAGGGGTGTCCTCTTCATCATGGTTTTACACTATAAAAAGGACCTCAAGCCACCTCTGTAAATCATCCTTCACTCTCACTTTTCACTTTCACcttgatcatcttcttcttcacgacCCTTTTCATCATTTACTTTcaccttcatcctcttctgagagcTTCTTTTCTAAACaccttcaccttcaccttcacGAGTAAAAACTGGTATTCAGGTGTTCCACCAGAGCACTTGACAACCATTAACCAACCCTATCCACTTTAAACAAAAAGCTCGTTCATCCTCTTGTGACATTAGTAAAGGTCTCAACACTTGTTCTCCACCTCTATTCCTCATTATTAGTTCCTGTATTGCTTATTTGccattaatagaagtgtcttcctCACAAGTTTACTTACCCCTAATCTCTCATCTTAaccattatttttcacttaatctaTTTCTCACGAAACCCACCCGAATCATCTGGCGACTCCACTGGGGAAGAACACTTCGACGTGATGGCTGAATCTAGCAATACTCATCTTGGGCAGAATCGACCACCTAAGCGACGCTCAATAACTCCTTGGGATCTCAACCTCAGCTTGGGATCACCTTAAGATGAGGACGAGCACAACCAAGAAGAGGAACACATGGAGCAGCAGAATCTGGGTGCAGGAGGAGAAGAAGCTCATGCCCATGCAAATTTCTTCACACCCCATGCTGGAGGTACCACTGGCATGCACACTCATGTAACCATTCCTGCTCATGTGTACAACTATATGATAGACAACCAAACAAAGATGTAAGCTTTGATCACAGAAATGATGGCTAGAGATCAAACGAGGTATAGAACCCCCTCACCGCCTCCATTCGCGAACCAGGAGAATATGGAGAAAGACAAGAACACCCCAGTCACTCGTAGGGAGTTGGCACGTATTCTAAAGGGAAAAGGAGAAGCAAGTGAACCCACTTGGGAGATAAGTCCACCATTCAGGCATCATATTTTGGCAAAACCGTATCCTAAGGGGTACCAACCACCTACCTTTCGTAAATTTGATGGTACTGGAAGTGCCAAAGAGCACATCCTCTCATTCTTGGACGATCTCGGGGTGTTCAGGAACCACCAGGAGCTCAAGATCAAGGAGTTCTCAAAATCACTGACAGGAAGGGCATTCACGTGGTATTGCAAGTTGAAAGCCAGTAGCATCAACACCTGGGAGCAATTAGTAACGGAGTTCTGCAACAAGTTCCTGGAAGAGGAACCCTCCATGCACATCATGGACCTGGGGAGAGTGAAACAGAGACAAGGAGAAGGATTGGTAGCGTTCGTCAAGAGGTACAGAGATCAAGCTTTACTTTGTATAGACACTCTCCCAGAGCCACAATTGGTGTACGAGTGTATTAGAAATGTGGAAGATGGATCCCAAATTTATCTTTCTATGAGCAACATAAACACTTTCTCTGAGCTCTTAAAGAGAGCATCTGACATAACAGAGGCAATGAAGCGCAATGGAAGGAGATATAAAGAAGTTTCTCCTCTAGAAGTGTGTGCCGCTGATGGCAGGGGCAGAAGGAGTTCCTATTCTAAGGGTGTTAAGAAAAACAGTCCTCCACCCCACTACCTCTCTCCAGAGCTCAGGCCATGGTTGTTGTAAATGGATGGTTTGAGGATGGAACATTAAACCCTAGAACAGATAGAGAGCCACCAACATCTGAAGACTTGAGAGATCCAAGATATTGCATGGTGCACCGCAATAAGGGCCATGGGTTGACCGATTGTTATGTGGTGAGGACGATGTTTCATAGGCAAGTGAAGGAAGGGAAGATACTCCTAAATGGGGAACAAAACCAAGAAGGTGTAAAAAGCACTCCTTTTCCTCAACATGATGTTGAAATGataggcgttgaaggagaagtaATGCTAACAGAGATCGTAGATGAAGCAGAAGAGATGGTTACCATGGAGGAGTCCTTGGATGAAGACACGTTGACAAGAGGTCTTTTGAAGTCTCGAGGTTGTAGAATCATGTTTAACTAACTTGGCTTGGAACCCCACATTCAGAAAGAGGTGGCCAGAGCTCTAATAGGAGTCATTCAGAAGCATGAAAAAAGTTTTGGGGGCATCAACGCTCCGCTCACAAGATTAGCAAAGGCCCATGCAAACGCCCTGGTGTTTCGGGACCCTGACTCATTTAATGGGGAGTTTTACCATAATAAACCATTGTACGTGAAAGCAGTGGTAGAAGGCATGAAGGTCAGAAGGGCCTTGGTGGATGCTGGATCAGGGGTAAACATCATACCCACTCATATATTTCTAGAAATGGGAGGTTCTGCTGATCAGATAAAGCCTACTCAAGTAGGGCTCAATGCTTTTAATGGAGTGGATGTAAAATCTAGAGGGTGTGTTAATGCTGTCTTGGAGGTTGGCCCCATAAAGACCAATAATAAGTTTCACGTAGTGGATGGAAGCTCTAGCTACCACATCCTACTGGGACGTCCATGGATTCATTTACATCGGTGCGTTCCTTCAAGTTGGCATCAATGCATAAAGTCTAGCTAGAGAGGGAAAGATATTAGCATCTCAGCTACTGTAACACCCTTTGATGCGGGAGAAGCACATTTAGTGGATGCGAGTTTCTATGAAGAGCTTGCGTTACCAGGGGTCAACAAAATAAGGCCTGTGCAGGAATGCGCCATCGGAACACCCAGACAAAAAGCAGTACGGAAGAACACCCTgatggaggaagcaccaaaagaaaaCACCAAAAAATGAGCAACAGCAATCAAAGACCTAGGGCTTCATAAGGAAATTCTCCCAGGTGGAGGATATCGGTGGTGTATCCTATAGGAACTCGGGGGTCCAGCGGAGAAAAATTACCAGAACTCCCCTGGCCCCGACATCCTAAGTGTACAAGAAAAAGAACATCTGCAAAGCAGCATAGAAAATGCCCCTTTCCAACTCCATGATGAAGCAAAGCAGAAGGAGGAAGAGTTGGAAGAGATTAATTTAGGGACTGAAGAACACCCGAGGTCTTTGTTCATGTGCAAAACTCTAGGGGAGAAGGAGAAAAGGGATTTGATAGCGCCATTAACAGAGTTCAGAGATGTGTTCGCTTGGAACTATGATGAAATGCCGGGGTTAGATCCAAACCTGGTAACCCACAATTTAGCCGTGAGGAAAGGAGCAACTCCTGTCAAGCAAGCTCCTAGAAAATTCTCCAATGAAATAGAAGCTCAAGTAAAGAAAGAAATCAAAAAGTTACTCGCAGCCAAGTTTGTCAAACCAATACAACACCCCTCTTGGTTAGCCAACATAGTGCTagtaaagaagaaaaatggaTAGATCCGGTGTTGTGTGGATTTTAGAGATCTAAACAAAGCTTGCCCTAAGGATGATTTTCCTCTGCCATATGTCGACAGAATGGTAGATGCTACAGCCGGATTTGAAAGGttctccttcatggatggatttagCGGGTACAACCAAATTAGAATGGCTCTGGGAGATGAAGA
Encoded here:
- the LOC112751710 gene encoding uncharacterized protein; its protein translation is MNSLSAPIPCKFYTKEPNLRRGRRSSSIIFSSTSSTTSITTIKPSKDESYTVSFKTQRACKLGISRYPDFEYDAQGGFGTGSVAKVATDNINELLVSFDLETLYIPPLTNSTTKFLGLPLPPFLKIDIVPEAFQGTINQDSGKVDFEFKAKFLFSAGSIYKAPPLMVKTVLTSEESKGDMKSGRGKRLDEEGNCRLVGVAKVDPIDDFLMNSFLALPTECLADLNAVISISASS
- the LOC112751711 gene encoding F-box protein SKIP23-like; the encoded protein is MFLLYFCVVFFLSFILDFYFLIIACTSDMGDTDGWAHIDEDLLLEISTRFFSYDDYIQLGLVCKEWRLKLPKIPNANNVPWLLIPEETEKNSYEDEEIYHLMQLPVAGQEILDTHGLKERGIYHVMLPNMQMQNYVIRGSSHGWLIMVSLSEGTVLLLNPFTNVEFRLPHISTFPNVIKYEPDNHGDEYTLLDFRDRSETFDCDFTHKIQLLKVVINSPPDCNNHNFMAAAIYGFQRRLAFYKSNDMRWVEFPTRNTEFEDVIFFGEKIYAVNHAGQLYEFDTNTKSGRLEGGIHEVRPPSRVDTSTLTIKYLIGCANGSLLMLVRHFRTRLNRRRYDETYKFDIYELKKNGKKWSRVYNLGDYILMIGFTSSVQIPASYPKTGNQIFFSDNMIEKSIDHVVAQDLGVFSLENRRFYRLLLDVKFFCSPLWLLP